A region of Lepeophtheirus salmonis chromosome 13, UVic_Lsal_1.4, whole genome shotgun sequence DNA encodes the following proteins:
- the LOC121127589 gene encoding uncharacterized protein: MWVRSLPYLSLCLPFFLNPKLSSHGLECYECRDLKKQPGNCPGRFSVRVKNGGRCRIFASGNFTVSQGPVARILCDPESLKVSLINLRRIYKYYGGKMRASCCDYDYCNTFESTIKNLVVDESRKSWKEDYRVIGKKVSKRPLKATENLFLTTHNLSSLTTPYSNILQSLSTATSVTMSLEYDYDIIENDLEIFGNDHIHSEDDIKEGHDKYFNEIVDPRLPENNLFRTSYLKPEDEKSGVGRMNYCFYRVSLILLVFASKIMTQCE; the protein is encoded by the exons ATGTGGGTCAGAAGCCTTCCATACCTCTCCCTCTGTCTTCCTTTCTTCCTGAACCCAAAATTATCCAGTCATGGTTTGGAATGTTACGAATGTAGAGATCTGAAAAAACAACCAGGGAACTGTCCAGGAAGATTCAGCGTTCGAGTAAAAAATGGCGGTCGATGTCGAATATTCGCATCTGGTAACTTTACAGTGAGCCAAGGTCCAGTGGCCAGGATTCTCTGTGATCCCGAATCTCTCAAAGtctcattaattaatttgagaaGGATTTATAAGTACTATGGGGGAAAAATGAGGGCTTCCTGTTGCGACTATGACTACTGTAATACTTTCGAGTCCACCATTAAGAATTTGGTTGTTGATG AGTCTCGTAAATCATGGAAGGAAGACTACAGAGTAATCGGAAAGAAAGTCAGCAAACGACCTTTAAAGGCCACAGAGAATCTCTTCCTCACGACTCACAACCTTTCTTCTTTGACTACGCCATATTCAAACATTCTTCAGTCATTATCAACAGCAACTAGTGTGACCATGTCCTTGGAATATGACTATGACATCATTGAAAatgatttggaaatttttgggAATGATCATATTCATAGTGAGGACGACATCAAGGAAGgacatgataaatattttaacgaGATTGTTGATCCCCGTCTTCCTGAAAACAATCTTTTCCGTACAAGTTATTTGAAACCAGAGGATGAGAAAAGTGGAGTTGGAAGAATGAACTATTGCTTCTACAGAGTGTCTTTGATCCTCCTCGTTTTTGCTAGTAAGATCATGACGCAATGCGAGTAG
- the sals gene encoding uncharacterized protein sals isoform X1, which yields MTALVEGATNGHKEEEEEEEEWDENEEWQWETESEEEEAPHTPSSIPGAKKPQPNIQIEGSLVKIDRKQPVDWSEDEFDDDDDKSYIPPPPPPPPPPPSDCIISHPETTKKRSEALDNLKKKPAKTPDWSDLMKEIGGFKYGHKHLLNKVICNDRSKPYLSKTKVEGQFVFDSEKTKEKKSILKDIKKGVRLKHVKTNDRSKPNLRGIRNFRRQITKEDEQMAEMDALDENEEFIKLRDDLESTKQLLELEVRSKSLLEKDNKRMQSEMERLRMDLKRSKNEDINGDTENEAPSRRSSIQMKRRSIIRMISENEALAEEDESKEDKEEEAEDELLRQEAEEARLLAEEWENKYKEMQRQMKEIEGGSGKHHKKSSTVSEPGNLYTRTQEDDGNESEGSLEGENSDDEDWMSKREVHTLKQKLKTVHDKREILNRERNLLNERIGNLIGSISSEVKSRQNLKKEIKDMNEAFKREIAEMCSDEFTTAELEDCYFSDEDTLVSSKLPVSKEKVQPDWEDEEVVSEEEEEEEETLSEIIQLAEDELEEEEIKQFQELFDLQKESDEMKKVKERLESLTQNKEETTEFLNAQIESQTANVHNMRKCNFSIKSKIDRLHDVLQYEKERHQDLKQELTRMLADIQ from the exons ATGACAGCATTAGTTGAGGGCGCCACCAATGGACACAAAGAAG aagaggaagaagaagaggaatGGGATGAAAATGAGGAATGGCAATGGGAAACCGAGAGTGAGGAAGAAGAGGCTCCTCATACACCATCCTCCATACCAGGAGCCAAAAAACCACAGCCCAATATTCAAATAGAAGGAAGTTTAGTTAAAATAGATCGTAAGCAACCAGTGGACTGGTCAGAGGATGAATTTGACGATGATGACGACAAATCCTACATTCCACCTCCGCCTCCCCCACCCCCGCCACCTCCAAGTGACTGCATTATTTCACACCCAGAAACAACCAAAAAGAGAAGTGAGGCTCTTGATAACCTGAAGAAAAAACCAGCAAAAACCCCAGATTGGAGTGATCTTATGAAGGAGATTGGAGGTTTTAAATACGGTCATAAGcatttattgaataaagtaaTTTGCAATGATCGGAGTAAACCCTATTTAAGTAAAACAAAGGTTGAAGGACAG tttgtttttgactcagaaaagacaaaagaaaagaaaagcatTCTCAAAGATATCAAAAAGGGAGTTCGTCTAAAACACGTAAAAACAAATGATAGAAGCAAGCCAAATCTTCGAG gcattCGCAACTTTAGACGTCAAATCACAAAGGAAGATGAGCAAATGGCTGAAATGGATGCTTTGGACGAAAACGAGGAGTTCATAAAGTTACGCGATGATCTCGAATCCACCAAACAGCTCTTAGAGCTGGAAGTTCGATCCAAGTCTCTTTTAGAAAAGGATAATAAACGAATGCAGTCGGAAATGGAAAGGCTTCGTATGGATCTAAAGAGGTCCAAAAACGAAGACATAAATGGAGATACTGAAAACGAGGCTCCATCGCGAAGATCCTCTATTCAAATGAAACGTAGATCCATAATTCGAATGATAAGCGAAAATGAGGCCTTGGCAGAGGAGGATGAATCGAAAGAGgataaagaagaagaagctGAAGATGAGTTGCTGCGACAAGAGGCGGAAGAAGCTCGACTTCTGGCAGAGGAGTGGGAGAACAAGTATAAAGAAATGCAAAGGCAAATGAAGGAAATCGAAGGTGGGAGTGGAAAGCATCATAAAAAGTCATCAACTGTCTCTGAGCCCGGCAACTTGTACACTAGAACGCAAGAAGACGATGGCAATGAGTCTGAGGGATCCTTGGAAGGAGAGAACAGTGATGATGAGGACTGGATGTCGAAAAGAGAGGTTCATACGCTTAAACAGAAACTCAAGACAGTTCATGATAAGAGGGAAATACTAAACCGAGAAAGGAATTTATTGAACGAACGAATTGGTAATCTTATTGGAAGTATTTCCTCCGAGGTTAAATCCAGACAGAACCTCAAGAAGGAAATCAAGGATATGAACGAGGCATTTAAGCGTGAAATTGCAGAGATGTGTTCAGACGAATTCACTACTGCAGAGCTGGAGGACTGCTACTTCTCGGATGAAGATACTCTTGTCAGTTCAAAACTTCCTGTGAGTAAGGAGAAGGTCCAGCCAGACTGGGAGGACGAAGAAGTAGTGTCtgaagaagaagaggaggaagaagaaacaCTAAGTGAGATCATCCAATTGGCAGAGGATGAATTAGAAGAGGAAGAAATTAAGCAATTCCAGGAATTATTTGATCTACAAAAAGAGTCTGATGAGATGAAGAAAGTAAAAGAGAGACTGGAGTCTCTGACTCAAAACAAGGAGGAAACGACTGAGTTCCTAAATGCTCAAATAGAGTCCCAAACTGCAAACGTTCACAATATGAGGAAATGTAACTTTTCAATAAAGTCTAAAATTGATAGGCTCCATGATGTTCTTCAATACGAGAAGGAGAGGCATCAAGATCTTAAGCAAGAGCTAACACGGATGTTGGCAGATATCCAATAA
- the sals gene encoding uncharacterized protein sals isoform X2: MTALVEGATNGHKEEEEEEEWDENEEWQWETESEEEEAPHTPSSIPGAKKPQPNIQIEGSLVKIDRKQPVDWSEDEFDDDDDKSYIPPPPPPPPPPPSDCIISHPETTKKRSEALDNLKKKPAKTPDWSDLMKEIGGFKYGHKHLLNKVICNDRSKPYLSKTKVEGQFVFDSEKTKEKKSILKDIKKGVRLKHVKTNDRSKPNLRGIRNFRRQITKEDEQMAEMDALDENEEFIKLRDDLESTKQLLELEVRSKSLLEKDNKRMQSEMERLRMDLKRSKNEDINGDTENEAPSRRSSIQMKRRSIIRMISENEALAEEDESKEDKEEEAEDELLRQEAEEARLLAEEWENKYKEMQRQMKEIEGGSGKHHKKSSTVSEPGNLYTRTQEDDGNESEGSLEGENSDDEDWMSKREVHTLKQKLKTVHDKREILNRERNLLNERIGNLIGSISSEVKSRQNLKKEIKDMNEAFKREIAEMCSDEFTTAELEDCYFSDEDTLVSSKLPVSKEKVQPDWEDEEVVSEEEEEEEETLSEIIQLAEDELEEEEIKQFQELFDLQKESDEMKKVKERLESLTQNKEETTEFLNAQIESQTANVHNMRKCNFSIKSKIDRLHDVLQYEKERHQDLKQELTRMLADIQ, translated from the exons ATGACAGCATTAGTTGAGGGCGCCACCAATGGACACAAAGAAG aggaagaagaagaggaatGGGATGAAAATGAGGAATGGCAATGGGAAACCGAGAGTGAGGAAGAAGAGGCTCCTCATACACCATCCTCCATACCAGGAGCCAAAAAACCACAGCCCAATATTCAAATAGAAGGAAGTTTAGTTAAAATAGATCGTAAGCAACCAGTGGACTGGTCAGAGGATGAATTTGACGATGATGACGACAAATCCTACATTCCACCTCCGCCTCCCCCACCCCCGCCACCTCCAAGTGACTGCATTATTTCACACCCAGAAACAACCAAAAAGAGAAGTGAGGCTCTTGATAACCTGAAGAAAAAACCAGCAAAAACCCCAGATTGGAGTGATCTTATGAAGGAGATTGGAGGTTTTAAATACGGTCATAAGcatttattgaataaagtaaTTTGCAATGATCGGAGTAAACCCTATTTAAGTAAAACAAAGGTTGAAGGACAG tttgtttttgactcagaaaagacaaaagaaaagaaaagcatTCTCAAAGATATCAAAAAGGGAGTTCGTCTAAAACACGTAAAAACAAATGATAGAAGCAAGCCAAATCTTCGAG gcattCGCAACTTTAGACGTCAAATCACAAAGGAAGATGAGCAAATGGCTGAAATGGATGCTTTGGACGAAAACGAGGAGTTCATAAAGTTACGCGATGATCTCGAATCCACCAAACAGCTCTTAGAGCTGGAAGTTCGATCCAAGTCTCTTTTAGAAAAGGATAATAAACGAATGCAGTCGGAAATGGAAAGGCTTCGTATGGATCTAAAGAGGTCCAAAAACGAAGACATAAATGGAGATACTGAAAACGAGGCTCCATCGCGAAGATCCTCTATTCAAATGAAACGTAGATCCATAATTCGAATGATAAGCGAAAATGAGGCCTTGGCAGAGGAGGATGAATCGAAAGAGgataaagaagaagaagctGAAGATGAGTTGCTGCGACAAGAGGCGGAAGAAGCTCGACTTCTGGCAGAGGAGTGGGAGAACAAGTATAAAGAAATGCAAAGGCAAATGAAGGAAATCGAAGGTGGGAGTGGAAAGCATCATAAAAAGTCATCAACTGTCTCTGAGCCCGGCAACTTGTACACTAGAACGCAAGAAGACGATGGCAATGAGTCTGAGGGATCCTTGGAAGGAGAGAACAGTGATGATGAGGACTGGATGTCGAAAAGAGAGGTTCATACGCTTAAACAGAAACTCAAGACAGTTCATGATAAGAGGGAAATACTAAACCGAGAAAGGAATTTATTGAACGAACGAATTGGTAATCTTATTGGAAGTATTTCCTCCGAGGTTAAATCCAGACAGAACCTCAAGAAGGAAATCAAGGATATGAACGAGGCATTTAAGCGTGAAATTGCAGAGATGTGTTCAGACGAATTCACTACTGCAGAGCTGGAGGACTGCTACTTCTCGGATGAAGATACTCTTGTCAGTTCAAAACTTCCTGTGAGTAAGGAGAAGGTCCAGCCAGACTGGGAGGACGAAGAAGTAGTGTCtgaagaagaagaggaggaagaagaaacaCTAAGTGAGATCATCCAATTGGCAGAGGATGAATTAGAAGAGGAAGAAATTAAGCAATTCCAGGAATTATTTGATCTACAAAAAGAGTCTGATGAGATGAAGAAAGTAAAAGAGAGACTGGAGTCTCTGACTCAAAACAAGGAGGAAACGACTGAGTTCCTAAATGCTCAAATAGAGTCCCAAACTGCAAACGTTCACAATATGAGGAAATGTAACTTTTCAATAAAGTCTAAAATTGATAGGCTCCATGATGTTCTTCAATACGAGAAGGAGAGGCATCAAGATCTTAAGCAAGAGCTAACACGGATGTTGGCAGATATCCAATAA